One window of Mucilaginibacter inviolabilis genomic DNA carries:
- a CDS encoding XrtY-associated glycosyltransferase XYAG1, whose translation MKILQISASYKPAFIYGGPIMSVSMLCEQLTKAGCDIMVYTTTANGSNELPVTPNQPVNIDGVTVTYFKRITKDHTHFSPALLKSAWQNVKKYDVVHIQAWWNLVSVLSCLIAVWRKVPVVVSARGTLSPYSFKNKNGMIKSLIHRLLTRPLLKRCHIHTTSEYEQNSVNSIVRYKSITTIYNFVKLPDNTSPEEILIADPIKLIFLSRIEEKKGLDILLNALGMIKIPFHLTIAGTGNSIYIDQLKALAIQKNIDDHITWTGFINDSKFELLGQHHLFVLPSHDENFGNTVIESLSAGTAVLISETVGLADYVKNKQLGWLCLPNPQSIKEAIGRIAQQHTDLLRIRNSAGAIIRDDFNESRLVNQYLNMYQQIISA comes from the coding sequence TTGAAAATTTTACAAATCTCGGCTTCTTACAAACCCGCGTTTATTTATGGTGGCCCCATTATGTCGGTATCCATGCTGTGCGAGCAATTGACAAAAGCGGGTTGCGACATCATGGTGTATACCACAACGGCTAATGGGTCAAATGAACTACCTGTAACACCAAACCAGCCTGTAAACATAGATGGAGTAACCGTTACCTATTTTAAACGGATTACTAAAGATCATACCCATTTTTCACCCGCCTTATTAAAGTCGGCTTGGCAAAACGTTAAGAAATACGATGTAGTACATATTCAAGCCTGGTGGAATTTGGTTTCGGTTTTATCATGCCTTATAGCAGTATGGCGCAAAGTGCCCGTTGTGGTTTCGGCCAGGGGCACGTTAAGTCCTTATTCTTTTAAAAACAAAAACGGGATGATAAAATCCCTCATCCATCGTTTGCTTACCAGGCCTTTATTAAAAAGATGTCATATCCACACTACTTCAGAATATGAACAGAACTCGGTTAATAGCATCGTCAGGTATAAAAGCATCACCACCATTTACAATTTTGTAAAACTACCTGATAATACATCTCCGGAGGAGATCCTTATTGCTGACCCAATCAAATTAATTTTCCTTTCCAGAATAGAAGAGAAAAAGGGCCTGGATATTTTGCTGAATGCGCTTGGCATGATAAAAATCCCCTTCCATCTTACTATTGCTGGCACGGGTAATAGTATTTACATCGATCAATTGAAAGCATTAGCTATTCAAAAAAACATTGATGATCACATTACCTGGACAGGCTTCATTAACGATTCCAAATTTGAATTGCTCGGGCAGCATCACCTTTTTGTGCTACCTTCACATGATGAAAATTTTGGCAATACGGTGATTGAAAGCCTGAGTGCAGGTACGGCAGTACTCATCAGCGAAACTGTTGGCCTGGCAGATTATGTAAAAAACAAACAGCTTGGCTGGTTATGCCTGCCCAATCCACAATCCATAAAAGAGGCCATCGGCCGTATCGCGCAACAACATACCGATCTGCTTCGTATCAGAAACTCGGCCGGGGCAATCATACGTGATGACTTTAACGAAAGCCGCTTAGTAAACCAATACCTGAACATGTATCAGCAAATTATATCAGCATGA
- a CDS encoding class I SAM-dependent methyltransferase — MTTYQDYGYPNDNPCHAFDYMLAPLLSLLHKTNNSCILDLGCGNGYFVNYLISQGFNAYGIDASEQGITIANKTNPGRFFIQDLSSGGLPQQISHLPFDTIVSTEVIEHLYDPYLFISLCRDILSKTNGELILSTPYHGYLKNLFISLFNKWDTHISPLWQGGHIKFWSFKTLSAILQEHDFKVTDFKGSGRIPYFWKSMIVKANLR; from the coding sequence ATGACAACGTACCAAGACTACGGATATCCGAACGATAACCCCTGCCACGCGTTTGATTATATGTTGGCTCCCCTGCTTTCATTGCTCCATAAAACAAATAACTCCTGCATCCTGGATTTAGGCTGCGGTAATGGTTATTTTGTAAATTACCTGATTTCGCAAGGATTTAACGCTTATGGTATCGATGCTTCAGAACAAGGCATTACGATAGCCAATAAAACAAATCCGGGGCGCTTTTTTATACAGGATCTGTCAAGCGGCGGCTTACCACAGCAAATAAGCCATTTACCTTTTGATACTATTGTTTCAACAGAAGTTATCGAGCACCTTTATGATCCATATCTGTTCATCAGCCTTTGTAGAGATATATTAAGTAAAACCAATGGCGAGCTTATTTTATCAACTCCTTATCATGGCTATTTAAAAAATTTATTTATCAGTTTATTTAATAAATGGGATACACATATAAGTCCGCTATGGCAGGGCGGGCATATTAAATTCTGGTCGTTTAAAACATTATCTGCCATATTGCAGGAACATGATTTTAAAGTAACGGACTTTAAAGGCAGCGGACGAATACCTTATTTCTGGAAATCAATGATCGTAAAAGCAAATCTTAGATGA
- a CDS encoding glycosyltransferase family 2 protein — MSESIDIVILTFNEEKNIEACLQSVSKLNAKIFIVDSGSTDRTLAICEPYNTHVFHHPFENYASQRNWALQNLPLEAEWTLNIDADHRVTEALANELTDLFSHDIDTGVNGFLISRQTLFMDKWIKHGGHYPTYHANLFRKGFGHCEEKLYDQHFVVTGKTNILKNDIIDIITDSVNTFIVRHNHWATLEAQYLFAQQTQTTGNNTSLIKPKLLGNPMERRRYMKKQYESLPLFIRPVFYFMIRYFIRLGFLDGTRGFIFHFLQGFWFRFLIDVKLYELRRSKKQQTL, encoded by the coding sequence ATGAGCGAAAGTATTGACATTGTTATCTTAACGTTTAACGAGGAAAAAAACATTGAGGCCTGCCTGCAAAGCGTATCGAAGTTAAACGCAAAAATATTTATTGTCGACTCAGGTTCTACCGATCGTACTTTAGCTATATGTGAACCCTATAACACCCATGTTTTTCATCATCCATTTGAGAATTATGCCTCCCAACGAAATTGGGCCCTGCAAAATTTACCATTGGAAGCCGAATGGACACTTAACATCGATGCTGATCATCGGGTTACCGAAGCCCTGGCAAATGAACTGACCGATTTATTTAGTCACGATATAGATACCGGGGTCAATGGTTTTTTAATAAGCCGCCAAACCTTATTTATGGATAAATGGATAAAGCATGGCGGTCATTATCCAACATATCACGCCAATTTGTTTCGCAAAGGTTTTGGCCATTGCGAAGAGAAACTGTACGATCAGCATTTTGTGGTCACCGGTAAAACAAACATTCTTAAAAACGATATTATAGATATTATTACCGATTCGGTTAATACTTTTATTGTAAGACACAACCATTGGGCTACGCTCGAGGCCCAATACCTGTTTGCCCAACAAACACAGACCACCGGGAACAATACCTCATTAATTAAACCCAAACTATTGGGCAACCCGATGGAGAGAAGGCGGTATATGAAAAAACAATATGAATCGCTCCCACTGTTTATAAGACCGGTTTTTTATTTTATGATCAGATATTTTATCAGATTGGGTTTTTTAGATGGTACCAGGGGATTTATATTTCATTTTTTACAGGGCTTTTGGTTCAGATTTTTAATTGATGTTAAGCTTTATGAACTTAGGCGGTCAAAAAAACAGCAAACACTTTGA
- the xrtY gene encoding exosortase Y: protein MKNPAIKFIVTFLFLFLLFYYFNLLFLGITSPGNYYSHFLAINFNYIQWLRSLLLSGSALILRAFGFDVIYNHIDLLVAGKGTIRLAYDCLGLGVMSFFTAFVIAYPKKLSSKLWFLISGLLGIQFLNIIRFVLLALFWSKKTNQVIDHHTIFNIIIYILIMICLYFWVKSKDRTINHHA, encoded by the coding sequence ATGAAAAACCCGGCAATCAAATTTATAGTTACCTTTCTTTTTCTGTTCCTGCTGTTTTATTACTTCAATTTACTGTTTCTGGGCATTACCAGTCCCGGAAATTATTACAGCCACTTTTTAGCGATAAATTTTAATTATATACAATGGTTGCGCTCACTTTTACTATCAGGCAGCGCCTTAATACTTAGGGCATTTGGTTTTGATGTAATTTACAACCATATCGATTTGTTGGTAGCGGGTAAAGGTACTATCAGATTAGCTTATGATTGCCTGGGCCTAGGGGTGATGAGCTTCTTTACAGCCTTTGTAATTGCCTATCCTAAAAAACTAAGCTCAAAGCTTTGGTTTCTGATTTCAGGACTATTAGGTATCCAGTTTTTAAACATTATCCGCTTTGTGCTGTTAGCCTTGTTTTGGAGTAAAAAAACAAACCAGGTAATTGATCATCATACTATCTTTAATATTATTATCTACATACTGATTATGATCTGTCTTTATTTTTGGGTTAAAAGTAAAGACCGTACCATTAACCATCATGCATAA
- a CDS encoding putative colanic acid biosynthesis acetyltransferase, whose protein sequence is MHKTDLSTYNNHPFHPGGNAVKRLLWFYVNALFFKTSLLPISGFKVFLLRIFGAKVGKNVTIKPCVNIKYPWHLSIGDQSWIGEKAWIDSLVTISIGAHVCLSQGAVLLTGSHDYKKTSFNLITQSLIIEDGAWIGAGAIVNLGITIASHAVLTSGSVATKNLEAYSIYQGNPAVKIRDRIITHQP, encoded by the coding sequence ATGCATAAAACCGATCTATCTACCTATAACAATCATCCTTTTCATCCGGGGGGCAATGCTGTAAAAAGGTTATTGTGGTTTTATGTAAATGCTTTATTCTTTAAAACCAGCTTGTTACCCATCAGCGGGTTTAAGGTGTTTTTACTCCGGATATTTGGTGCAAAAGTTGGTAAAAACGTAACTATTAAACCTTGTGTAAATATCAAATATCCCTGGCACCTGAGCATCGGCGATCAAAGCTGGATAGGTGAAAAGGCATGGATAGATAGTTTGGTTACCATCAGCATCGGCGCCCATGTATGCCTGTCGCAGGGTGCTGTGTTACTCACCGGTAGTCATGATTATAAAAAAACAAGTTTTAACCTCATAACCCAATCACTTATTATTGAAGATGGCGCCTGGATAGGTGCCGGCGCTATAGTAAATCTGGGCATTACAATTGCCAGTCACGCGGTACTAACCAGTGGCTCTGTGGCTACCAAAAACCTCGAAGCGTACAGTATATACC